GCTCGCTGATGGCGTTCCTGTCGCTGATCCCGGCGGTCGGCTCGGCGATTATCTGGCTGCCGGTGGTGCTCTACTTCCTGTTCAGCGGTGCGCTGGTGAAGGGGCTGGTGCTGGCGTTCTTCTTTGTGGTAGTCATTGGCCTGATCGATAATATCCTGCGCCCGCTGCTGGTGGGTAAAGACACCAAAATGCCGGACTACCTGATCCTGATCACCACCCTCGGCGGCATGGAGATTTACGGCATCAACGGCTTTGTGATCGGCCCGCTGATCGCCGCGCTGTTTATCTCCTGCTGGAACCTGCTCTCCGGCCGCGACCATAAGGGCAACACCGACGAGATCGACCCGGACTTCTTTGAAGAAGGGCTGAGCCAGCACGATAAAACCGAGTAACGGCAGGGCTAACGGGCCAACAACGCCCTGCACGCCGCCACTTCAGAATACAAAAAATGCGCAATTTTCGACATTATCAGGAAGTTTTCAGAGCGACAGCATTCGGTGCCAAACTGGCGTTAGGCGGGTGCAGAAAAAAGGCGTAGTGTGCAGGCGGGTGCTTGAGGCTTTCTGCCTTAAGCATAGTTATGTTGACGGCAGAAAGAGAAAAGCCCCATTCGATATCCATCAAATGAGGCCTGACCCTAATGCGTCACAACATGCAGGTTAGTCCTTTATCCGTCGAAAGACAAGGAGGAGTAACCATGAGACAGCACGCGGCGATCCCGATCGCCATTCTGATCATCATCATTATTACGGTGGTGGTGGTGCTCAACAGGAAAGACCTCTGTGAGCTGCGCATCCGAAGCGGGCAAACGGAAGTTGTTGCCGTCTTTATGGCTTACGAATCCATAAGATAAAGGCAAACGGCGGGGAGGCGCCTCCCCGCCAACCGCTGTTGCCGGCGGCCGGTCTTAAGCACCCGCCTTTTTATACGCGATCGGACGAATCAGCCTGTCGTCCGGAGCGGCCGTAGCCGCCAGCAGGCTAAGCGGCTGGCGCTGCCTGACCACGGCGGCTGAGCAACAGCACGACGGCGGCACCGAGCAGCAGCGCGACGATGGCGTAAACGCGGTTCTCGGGCTGCGTACCGCCAATCCCGCCTGCCGCCAGGAAGTAACCGGCGGCAAAGACGGCTTTTGCAATCGTCCAGCCGGTAGTCGGCGGCCGGCGGCAGATGACCCTGACCGCCCATGCCCCGAGAATTAACCCCATAAAACCTAAAACCGTTTCCATTATCCGCGCCTTCTCAACCGGTTATCCGTCGGATTTGCCCGCCGGGGGTTCTTTGTAACACGGCGCACCGGTTCGGCGCTACTGCGCGGGAGATGCTCAGGGGAGAACACTCCCCGCAACGTTGCCCTGTTTCACTTTGCGACGGGCAGGTCAGCGCAACGGGTGGTATAGGCAGGCGACAGCATCTCACGCTTCATCGCCCAGCTTTTCTGCATCCCCTGTCCGGCAAACCACAGCTTGCCCTTCCCCTGCTGGTTAATACCGTCGAGGATCTGCATCAGCGCGGCACTGTTGGCCTGCGGCTGGCACTCATCAAACAGGTTCAGCTGTACCACTCCCTGGCTGAAGAAGTCGCCGAGCATCACACCGGCCTTCATATAGCGGTGCCCGTCGATCCAGATGCGATCCAGCGCCGCCATCGCCAGTCGGATAATGTCACGAGTATCATTACTCGGCAGCGGCAGGTATCCCCCCGCCTGATTGCCGTAAAACACCTCGCCAGGCGTGTGCGGGCTGGTGCGCACAAAGACTGAGACCTGGCGGCAGTACTGGCGCTCCTGGCGCAGTTTTTCCGCCGCCCGTTCGGCATAGGCGCACACCGCCTGACGCATATGCTGGTAATCGGTGATGCGGCTGCCGAACGAACGCGAGCAGACGATCTGCTGTTTCGCCGGGGCAAACTCCTCCAGCGCAAGGCAGGGTTCGCCACGCAGTTCACGCACAGTGCGCTCCAGCACCACGTTAAAATTCTTACGAATCATCCACGGCGAACTCTCCGCCAGCTGCAACGCCGTGTCGATCCCCAGCAGACTGAGTTTTTTACTGATTCGCCGGCCTACGCCCCACACGTCGGCCACTTCGACCAGGGCCAGCAGTTTACGCTGCCGTTCCGGGCTGGAGAGATCGACCACACCGCCGGTCTGCGGCCACTTCTTGGCCGCGTGGTTAGCCAGCTTGGCCAGCGTTTTGGTCGGCGCAATGCCGACGCCGATGGTCAGATGCGCCTCCTTCTTAATACGGTCCCGCACCTGATGGCCAAACTGCGCCAGCGGCATGCAGTGGCTGACGCCGGTCAGGTTCAGGAATGCCTCATCGATCGAGTAGATCTCGGTGCCCGGTGCCATCTCTTCCAGTAGTGTCATCACCCGCTGGCTCATATCTGCGTAGAGCGCATAATTCGAGCTGAAGACATTGACCCGGTGCTGCTGAAACAGCGCTTTTTGTTGGAAGTACGGCGCACCCATTACGATCCCGAGCCGCTTCGCCTCCGCCGACAGCGCAATCACGCAGCCGTCATTATTGCTCAGCACCACCACCGGCTTACCGCGCAGGTCCGGGCGAAACACCGTTTCGCAGCTGGCGTAAAAGCTGTTCACATCAGCCAGCGCGAACATCAGCGGGTCGGCTTAATCACAAAGGTCACTACGCCGAACAGACTCAGCCCCTCTTCAGGGTTGATGACGATCGGCGAGTAAGCACGATTCATGGGCACCAGCCGCGGTACCGGACTCAGCTGCAGTTTTTTTACCGTAAACTCGCCGTCGATGGAGGCCACCACGATATCACCGTGCACCGCGGTCAGCGAGCTGTCGACCACCAGCATATCGCCGTCGCCGATGCCCGCCCCTATCATCGAATCGCCGCTGACGCGGATAAAGTAAGTGGCACTGGGGTGAGCAATGCATACGTCGTTAAGATTGATGCGCGTCTCAATATAGTCCTGCGCCGGTGACGGAAAGCCGCACGGCACCCGTTCAAGGAACAGGGGTAAAGCCAGCAGAGAGGGCCACTCGCAGGCCTTAAAAATTTGCATAGAACACCACATAAGAAATATCTGTATATATATACAGTATTATCGATCATTACCAACGATCAACCCTTTTTCACGGGCGACGAACTATGCGGTTGATGAACGGTGGGATTTAACTACGCAGGGGTGAACATGCTTAAAGGATTCTGGCGATAGCTATCAGGATGCGATTGATAGCGTTCGCGAAGCCATTGAGGGCCATACAGAACTTTTGGTAGAAGAAGGTGAAACTGTTGCCTTCCACCACCTGTATTGAGGCGTTCATTGATGACGGGGAATATGCAGGAACTATCCGGGCGCTGGTTGACGTGGATGTCACTCCCCTGATGGGCAAAGCCGGAAAAATTAACGTGACGCTTCCGATGCTGCCGATCCGGCGTATCAATCGGTTTGTGGCAAACCATCCTGGGTATCGCAGCCGTTCCGAGTTTCTGGCGCGTGCGGCTACCGAGCGGTTTATTAAGGTACCGACATAAAAAAAGACCAAAGGCCAATCCTGCCTTTGGTCCAGGGAAATGGCTCTTTGCAGAGCCGTGCGCTAAAAGTTGGCATTAATGCAGGCGGTGTGCCTGACTCTTAAAAGATAGACCACCGGCAGGGGAATTCCAGCCGGTGGAAATGAAGATGTTAACTTAATGTTAGCATTGTGATCGAAGCGGCAGAAACGGGCGTCCGCCGCCGGAGACTGGCGGCAAAACGCCGTGCGCGCTAACTATACGGCGACCGACAGGAGCAGCAGCAGGTGAGATCGACAGCACGTTCACAACGCTGGCGAGACAGGCCGATCATCCGCCGGGCTGAAGTTAACACGGCGTTAACCGTCGCAGCGCGGGTTTACCAACGGCGGCAGAGGAGCCTCCCCCTGCCCCGGCAGTCAGTTACAGAGCTTCTCGGCGCGGGCGATAATCGGTGCCAGGCTCTTTTTATGGCCCGGATTGTTCGGGTCATCCGCCAGCACTTTCTCAATCGGCACGCCGTGCGTCTGCCCGGCCTGCACTTTGGCGATCGCCTCTTCGTTCAATGGATATTGCATCAGCGTACCGTCGTTGATCGCAAACAGCACGTTACCCTTTTCGCAGCTCAGCATCATCTCTTCGCGGGTAAACGGCCAGTTATCCTTGCCCATATCAAAACGACTGACCGTTTCAACGCCAGCCAGCGCGCTGGTGCTCACGCCCAGTGCAATAAACAGCAATGCCCAATTTTTCATTACGATTTTTACCTTAACACGATGTCTTAAGTGTATTTTTTCAGTGCGTCTGTGCGCCGCCAGGGCTCAACCCGGTTGCAGCGTGGCAAACAGGCTCACCGCCAGCAGCGCCAGCGCCGCCAGCACGATTTCCGCCAGCGTAGTACGGATAAACAGCTGCTGTGCCCGCTGACCGCTGCGCTGAAAACGCGGTACCAGCCAGTAGC
This portion of the Erwinia sp. E602 genome encodes:
- a CDS encoding Hok/Gef family protein; translation: MRQHAAIPIAILIIIIITVVVVLNRKDLCELRIRSGQTEVVAVFMAYESIR
- the umuC gene encoding translesion error-prone DNA polymerase V subunit UmuC, coding for MFALADVNSFYASCETVFRPDLRGKPVVVLSNNDGCVIALSAEAKRLGIVMGAPYFQQKALFQQHRVNVFSSNYALYADMSQRVMTLLEEMAPGTEIYSIDEAFLNLTGVSHCMPLAQFGHQVRDRIKKEAHLTIGVGIAPTKTLAKLANHAAKKWPQTGGVVDLSSPERQRKLLALVEVADVWGVGRRISKKLSLLGIDTALQLAESSPWMIRKNFNVVLERTVRELRGEPCLALEEFAPAKQQIVCSRSFGSRITDYQHMRQAVCAYAERAAEKLRQERQYCRQVSVFVRTSPHTPGEVFYGNQAGGYLPLPSNDTRDIIRLAMAALDRIWIDGHRYMKAGVMLGDFFSQGVVQLNLFDECQPQANSAALMQILDGINQQGKGKLWFAGQGMQKSWAMKREMLSPAYTTRCADLPVAK
- the umuD gene encoding translesion error-prone DNA polymerase V autoproteolytic subunit — encoded protein: MQIFKACEWPSLLALPLFLERVPCGFPSPAQDYIETRINLNDVCIAHPSATYFIRVSGDSMIGAGIGDGDMLVVDSSLTAVHGDIVVASIDGEFTVKKLQLSPVPRLVPMNRAYSPIVINPEEGLSLFGVVTFVIKPTR
- a CDS encoding type II toxin-antitoxin system HicB family antitoxin; the encoded protein is MPSTTCIEAFIDDGEYAGTIRALVDVDVTPLMGKAGKINVTLPMLPIRRINRFVANHPGYRSRSEFLARAATERFIKVPT
- a CDS encoding YebY family protein, with product MKNWALLFIALGVSTSALAGVETVSRFDMGKDNWPFTREEMMLSCEKGNVLFAINDGTLMQYPLNEEAIAKVQAGQTHGVPIEKVLADDPNNPGHKKSLAPIIARAEKLCN